GGCGTAGCGGCGGACCAGGATGTTGCGCGAACGCATGACCAGCGCGTCCATCGCCGGATCCCCGTTGGCGTCGAGGAACGCCGCGACCTCCTCGTCGGCCCGGTTGCGATAGACCCAGGCCAACGTGATCCCGCCGATCTCGGCAGCGAACGCGGGCGGGTCGACGCCCATGTACTTGGCCAACAGCTCCGGGTCCTGGTGGCGCTGCACCTGGTTGAGCATCACCACGAGGTAGTCCGTCGTGTCCGGCGCGTAATCGTCCGTCTGGACGTTCCGGCCGTCGAACAACAGCCCGAACGCCGCCCGGTAGCGGCCGGCGACCTCGAGGTCCGCCGCGCCCGGCTGGCCGTTCAGGAACGCCGCCGCCTGATCGAGCCCTTCGCCCCACCCGACGAGCACCAGCTGCTGCGCCCGCTCCGCCCCGCCGGCGAGCGGGTCGTACCACGTCACCCAGTACGGTCCGATCGGCAGGACGAGCGCCAGCTGCGTCGCCAACACGAACATCACGGCGAGGGGTACGGCATGCCGTGCCCCTGCACGGACGTTTGTGGGCTGTCCGGCGCGCCTCGATGTTCGCGCCGCCCACCACTGCCCCAGCCACCCGACCGCCCCCACCCACCCCGCCGCCGCGACAATGTCCGCCGCCGGGAACGCGGGCAACAGATAGCGATCGAACTCCTTGCTTGCCGCCGTGAGAAACACCGTGAACAGGATGATGAAGCCGAGCAGCGCGCCGACGACAATCCGGCGCTCGAGCCCTCGCGCCCCCGCATTGCCCCGCACCCCACCTTCGCCCGCGATGCCCGAGATACCCGCGATGCCTGCGACCCCCACCAACCCCACCCCTCCCACCACCCAAGGGCTCGTCCGCAGCCACCACACGATCCCGTAAAACCCCGGCCCCGCATCATCCCTTACCTCGCCCGCGAAGAAGCTCGCCCGCTCCAACGTCGCCGTGCCATGGGACGCAAGCTCGCTCAAGTACAGCCGGGCCACCGCAAGCGGCTCCGCCCACAGCGCCGGCCACAGCGCGACGAGCGTCACGCCCGCCACGGCCAGCCAGAGCGCACCCTCGCCGATCATCGTCCGGAGCCCCGTCCGACGCCATCGAGCCAGCGCGAGCCAAAGCACGCCCCCGTAGCCCACGACGAAGAGGGCCGGCGACTTGGCCGCCAGCGCCATGCCGAGCAAGACGCCGCTGACGATCAGCCAGCGCCGGCCGGCCGGACGACGGTCGTCGCCTGGCCCGACGACCTCCCGGTCGCCCGCCCCATCGCCCACCAGGAAGAGCAACAACGTCAGCAGCGCCACGCTCACGAGCCCGGTCAGCACGCCGTCCAGATGAAGGAACCGCGAATGCGCCAGCCAAAACGGGTCGAGCGCCACGAGCGGCGCGGCCAAGAGCGCCGTGCGCCGGCCGAGCAGGCGGGCGGTCAGCCAGACGGTCACGCCCGCCAGGAAGGCCGTGAACCACGCGATGCGGCGGCGGCCGGCGTACAGCCGGTCGAGGATCACCTGTCGATCGGCCGGCGCGAGCTCGTAGAGCAGCTCGCTGCTGTCCGAGCCGAGGCACGCCTTCGACCACGCCGCTTCCGGCGCCACCGGCAGCCCGATCCCGCCCAGCCACATCGTGATCACCCCGGGGTGTCCGGTCTGGAGCGTGAGCGCCAGGTCGCCGGTCCGCAGGCCGGTGTGGAAGCCGACCGTCCGGCAGACCCAGCGCAGCTCGTCAGGCGTCAGATGGGCATCGATGCGCCAGAGGCGGGGGACGAGGGCGAGGGCGAAGACCGCCACGGCGAGCGCCGCCAGCGTGCGTTGGGCGCGGATGGATGAACGGGGCGGGAACATAGGGCGATTATACGGCGGCCGACCGGCCCTCACGCCCCGGTCGCCACCCCGCGCGCCGGATCGACGATCCACTCCGACCACGACCCCGCGTACAACCGCGGCAGCGGCCGTCCGGCGTGCGCCGCGGCCAGCACGAGGTGAGCGGCGGTCACGCCCGAGCCGCAGTAGACGATCGCCTCCGCCGCGTCGGCGCCGGCGAGGGCCCCGTCGAAGCGCGACGCGAGCACAGCCGGCGACAGCAGCCGCCCGTCCGGCCCGAGGCCGCCCGCGAAGGGCAGCGACACCGCGCCCGGGATGTGGCCGGCCACCGGATCGATCGTTTCGTTCTGCCCGGCGAACCGGTCCGCCGCCCGCGCGTCCAGCACGCGCACCGTGCCGCCTGCCGCGGCCGCCGCGGTCGTGTCGGCGTCGGCGACCATCGCGGGCCGGGGGCGCGGCGCGAACGTTCGTGCCGCGCGATGCTCGACGCCGCTGCGCACGGGCAGCCCGGCCGCCAGCCAGGCGGGCCAGCCGCCGTCGACGACCGCGACGGCATCGTGCCCGAGCCACTTCAGCAGCCACCACAGCCGCGCCGCGAACGCCCCGCCGATGTCGTCGTAGGCCACGACCTGGGTCGCCGCATCGATCCCCCAGCCGCCGAGCGTCGCCGCCAGTGCGTCGGGCGACGGGAGCGGGTGGCGGCCGGTGACGCCGGGCACGACGGGCGCGCTGAGGTCGCGGTCGAGGTCGGCGAAGACCGCGTCTGGGACGTGCGACTCGCGGTAGGCGGTCGCGCCCCAGGCGGGATCGGCCAGGCGGTGGCGGCAATCGACGACGGCCAACTCGGTGCCGTCCGCATCCAGGCGCGCGGCCAGCGCGCGGACGTCGACGAGCACCGTCCACGGCAGGGCGGACGGCGTTGGCGTCATCGGGGCGGTCGGTCGCAGATCGTCTTGGGTACGCATGCCGCCGATTCTAGCCCACCACCGGGCGCATCGCCCGGTGGGGTGACCGCAGGCTCAGCATCGAGCCGGGACTACCTCGCCAGGGCCGTCGGGGCCTCCTTGGCCAGTTCCGCTTCGACCGCCGCCAGCAAGCCGTCGGGATCGTACTCACGGGAGATGTAGGCGATCGTGCCATCCCTGCCGACGACGACGTCGACCGGGTAGGGGTTCAGCCCCTTGAAGTTCTTCACCAGCGCCTTGTACGTCGGCGTGTCGGGGCTCTCGAGTCCGATGGGATACGTGACCCCGCTCGACGAGGACCATGCCTGCACGCCGTCGGCGCTGTCGCCGTTCGGATCGATCGCCGCCACCACCACACCCTGATCCTTGAACTTCGTCCAGATCCGATCCTCGATGTCTGGCAACTCCAGACTGCAGACCGGTCAGAAGGTGGCGAAGTACGCCAACACCTGCACGTTCCCTGTTCCCTCGGCGGTCGACCACTCGGAGCCGTCGAGAAGCGTGACCTTCGTCTCGGGCAGCATGCGCCCGATGCCGAGGCCGTCGCGGTTGACGGTCAGGTAGGCGGTTCGCTTCGGCTGGTCGGGATCGTCCGACCAGATGTGGAGGTTGCTCCAAGCCGTGTCCGTGACGCTGGCCGTGAAGCTGAGCTGCAGCGTCGTGCTCTCGCCCGGCGCCACCTGTACCTGCTCGGGGCTGACCGTGAACGCCTCGCCTTCGGTCCAGTTGCCGAACAGGTTCAGCGGCGCCGTGCCCTGGTTCGTCACCTCGAGCGGCACGGTCTTCGTCTCGCCGGCCGCCACGAGACCGAAGTCGATCGTGTTCGCGTCCTCCGGCAGAAGCAGGTTGGGCGCCGTGCGGTCCGGGAGCATGCGGTAGCTGTAGAGCACCCACCAGTTGCCGATGAAGACGATGTTCTCATGCGCGGCAATGCCGAGGTTGCGCACCGTCACCGGCGGGCGCCCGGTGTCGAGGTCACCGGCGTTGGCGCCGTACGTCGACTGTTGGGTCTGGCGCGCGGCGCCGATGAACTTCGGCGCTGCCGGATCGCTGACGTCGTACGCCCGCGCGTCGTTCCAGGCCGCCACGAAGGCGTGCCCGGCGGAGTAGTCGACGCGGATCGCCGTGCCAGGCATGGGGGCCTGACCGACGACCTTGGGCGCGGTGGGGACCGAGGCATCGACGAGCACGAGGCCCGCCGAGCCCGCCGCGACATAGGCCATCGTTCCATCGACCGCCAAGCCGCGCGCCACGCCGCCGGTGTCGGCCTTGCCGAGGAGCTTCGGCGCCGTCGGATCGGTCACGTCCACCGTGACGAGCTCGCCGGCCAGGGTCGTGAGGTACGCCGTCGTGCCGACGACGCGCATGCCCCACGTGCTGCCGATATCCTTCAGCTCGCCGACGCGCGAAACGACGTTCGTCGCCGGATCGCGCTTGTAGACGCCGAGCCCGTCCTTGGCCAGCGCGACATAGATGACGCCGTCGGCGACGTCGACTCCCTCGTAGCTGACGCCCGGCTCCTGGAGGACCGGGATCTGCGCGGGCACCATCTTCGTGTCGTCCTCGGGGTCGGTCTGGGCGATGTCCCAGCCGCTCAGGAACGCCGGGTTGCTGATGTTGCCGCGGTGGGTCGTGTAGACGATGTCGCCGTCCCATGCGAGGTGGATGCAGCCGGGGCTGCGCTCGTCGTCCGGAACCTTGTGCTTGATGTTCTGCGCCAGGTAGCGCAGGTTCGCGGGGTCCTTGGCATCCACGACGCCGAACGTGTAGCTGCACTGGAACAGCTTCTGGTCATCGGCCCGGTACCGGACCTCGTCGACGTGAAGGTGGGTCTTGTCGCCCTCGAGCCGGTGCAGGCGGGCCAGCGGGGAGAGATACTGGCCAGGCACGAGCCGGGCTTCGCTGCCCCCTTCCTGCCCCGCGGCCGACGGCTCCTGGCCGCTCGTCGCGTCGCCGCTCGCCGCACCCTCGCCGGCCGCTCCGGCCGAGGAGGCCGGCGCCGCCGCGTCGGGCGCCGTCGCCGCCGGGTCGTTGTCCGTCGAGCAGCCCGCCAGCAAGGTCAACGCCAGCAGGCCGACAAGGGCGGCTCGAAGCCGGTCGGCGTGACGGTCGGCCGTGCCGGCCGCCTGTTCGGGTTCCGACCGCCATCGCGATCGCCTGTTCCACATCGTGCAATGTCCTTCCTGGAAGTCGGGCAAGTTGCAGGGCTCGGACCGCAGTCGCATCGCCTGGTCGCGTCCTGAGGTCGCATCCTGAGGTCGCATCCTGAGGTTGAACAGTGTGAACGGCCCGGCTCCGGCGTCAATCCGGTCCTTTCCGACGGCGGCGGCGCTGACACCCCATCGCCGCGACGGTGTCACCTCACTGCCTGCGTCGGCGCGGCGATCGCCTTGTGCTCCGCCGCGGAGTGGCCCATACTCCCCCCATGCATGCGCGCCCGACGGGCTGGTCCCGATGCAAGATGTGACCCACGCCTGGACGGTGCGCGTGCGCGCCGACGGTCCCGACGATGCGACGGCGCATGCCCGCCGCCACGTCCTCCGGCTAGGCGCAGCCGCCGGCTTCGACGCCGAGGCCCCCCTGCCGTCCGCCGTCGAGGCGCTGCTCGCCGCCCTCGGCGCCGACCTCCTCTCGACCTTCGCCGCGACCGCCCGCCGCGCCCGCCTGCCGCACGACGCCCTCGAGGCCGTCCTGCGCTGCACGCTCGACAACCCACTCGTCCACCTCGGCGTCATCGGCGAGGTGGGCAGCCCACGGATCGCGGCCATCGACGGCACGCTCTACGTCTCGTCCGACGCCGCCGCGCCCGATGTCGAGCGCGCCTGGGCCGTGACCCGCGCCCGCTCCCCGCTGTACACCACGCTGGAGCGCAGCGTCGCGCTCACCGTCCGCCTCTGCCCGACCCCGTGACCCGCCCGCCGGTCGCACGGCGGCCGGCACCGCACCAGGAGCACCCCGTGTACCGTCTGGATGCCGATCAGACCGCCCTTCTCGACCGCGTGCGGACCGTCGCCGACGCCGCCCTCGCCCCCAACGCCGACGATGTCGACCAGCGCGGCCGCTTCCCGGCCGAGTCCATCCGCGCCCTCGGCGAGGCCGGCCTGCTCGGCCTGACGGTGCCCACCGAGTTCGGCGGCCTCGGCCAGGGCCCGCGCGTCATGGCCGCCGTGCTCGACGAGCTGGCGCAGCGCTGCGCGTCGACGGCGATGGTCTACCTCATGCACGTCGCGGGCGTGGCGTACTACGCCGCGCGCCCCGACGTGGCCGGCGACGCCCTGCGCGAGGCGGCGGCCGGACGACACCTGAGCACCCTCGCCTGGAGCGAGAAGGGGTCGCGCAGCCACTTCTGGGCGCCGATCGGCCAGGCCGTGGCCACGAACGGCCACGTGACGCTGCGTGCCGACAAGTCGTGGGTGACCTCCGCCGGCATCGCCGACGGCTACGTCGTCTCGAGCCGCGCGCCGCTGAGCACCGGGCCGCTCGACAGTGCTTTGTATTATGTCAAGAAGGGCGACCCCGGCCTCGCCGTCAGCGGACCGTGGGTGGCGATGGGCATGCGCGGCAACGCCAGCGCGCCGATGACGCTCGACGGCACGACGATCCCGGCCGATCGCCTCCTGTCCGAGCCCGGCAAGGGCATGGACGCGATGCTCGGCATCGGCCTGCCGATCTTCGCGATCGGCAACGCCGCCGTCTCGCTCGGGATCGCCGAGTCGGCGGTGGCCGGCACGCAGGCGCATCTGACCGGCAAGGGATTCGAGCACCTCGGCACGAAGCTGGCGGACCTGCCGAACCTGCGCGCCCGCCTGGCCAAGATGCGCATCGAGACGGACCGCGGCCGCGCCCACCTCGGGGCCGTCCTCGACGCCGTCGAGAATCCGGGGCCGACGACGATGCTGATGGTCCTCGAGGCCAAGGCCGCCGCCAGCGACACCGCGCTGCACGTGACGGACCTGGCGATGAAGGCGTGCGGCGGCGCCGCGTTCAGCCGCCACCTCAGCATCGAGCGCAACTTCCGCGACGCCCGCGCCGGCAGCGTCATGGCGCCCACGACGGACGTCCTGCACGATTTCATCGGCAAGGCCCTCTGTGGCATGGAGCTGTTCGCATGACCCCCCTCCGCCCGATCATCGTCGGCGCCGTGGCGTACGATCCGAAGGTCGTCACGATCTGGGAGATCATCAAGGCCTACTTCGAGGACCACGGCACCCCGATGGACTTCGTGTTCTACAGCAACTACGGCCTGCTCGTAACGGCCCTCCTGGACGGCGACCTCGACATCGCCTGGAACTCGCCGCTGGCCTGGGTCGACGCCGTGCGCCGTACGGGCGGCACGTGCCGCGCGATCGCGATGCGCGACACGGACCGCGATCGCGTGAGCCACATCGTCGTCCGCGCGGACGGCGACGTGGCGACCCTCGCCGACATGCGCGGCCGAACGATCGCCGTCGGCGCCGCCGACTCGCCCCAGGCGACGCTCATCCCGCTCGGCCTGCTGGCCGCCAGCGGCCTCGTGCCCGGCCAGGACGTGACCGTGCTGCGCCACAACGTCCTCGTCGGCAAGCACGGCGACCACGTCGGCGGCGAGCGCGACGCCCTCGACGCGCTGTTGGCGGGCGGCGCGGACGCGTGTGCGATGCTCGACCTCAACCACGCCGGCTGGACCGCCGATGGGACGCTCGACCCGGCGACGACGCGGATCCTGGCGACGACGCCCCCGTTCGACCACTGCGTGTTCACGGTGCGGGACGACTTCGACGCGGCGATGGAGCGCGCCTGGCTCGAGACGCTCTTCACGATGGACTACGCCAACCCCGATCACCGCGAGATGATGGACCTCGAGGGTCTGAAGGCGTGGCTGCCGGGCCGGACGAGCGGCTTCGGCCCGCTGACGGAGGCGGTCGAGGCGTTCGGGTACTTCGATGCGGACCGCTAGTACCTGTCCGACGCATCGCGGCCGCAACACGGTGGCCTGGCATGGCCACCGGCCGCGACACGCTGACGCAGCACGCGACGTCGCGCCGGCGCGTCCATCGTCGCGTCGACGTGCGGCCGGGTAGTCGCATGCCGCTCCCACCGCTCCCCGTCACGACCGTCGGCAGCCTTCCGCGCTCGCCCGAGCTGCTGCGCGCCCTGAAGGCCCGCCGCCGCGGCGACCTCGACCGCGCCGGCTTCGACGCCGTGGCGGACGCCGCCGTGCGCGACGCCGTGGCGCTCCAGACCGCCGCCGGCATCGACATCGTCACGGACGGCGAGCAGCGGCGGGACAACTTCTACAGCTTCGTCGCCGAGAAGCTCGACGGCGTTCGGGCGATGACGCTCGCCGAGATGCTCGACCACGTCGAGGACAAGGCCGGCTTCGAGCGACTCCTGGCCACACTCGACGTCCCGGCGTACGCGATCACGAACCCGACGTGCGTCGGCCGGCTCGTGGCGCGCGAGCCGCTGGCGGCGGACGAGCTGGCGTTCGTGCGCGGCCTCACCGACGCGCCGGTCAAAGTGCCGCTGCCCGGCCCGTACCTCTTGACCCGGGCGATGTGGGTGCCCGAGCTGACGGGCAGGGTCTACGCCGACAAGGAGGCGCTGGCCGAGGACGTCGTGGCGCTCCTGCGCGCCGAGGCACTGGCGCTGGCCGCGGGCGGCGCGGCCGTGGTCCAGTTCGACGAGCCCGTCCTCAGCGAGCTCGTGTTCGGCCGCGGCCAGACACGCACGTTCATGTGCGCCGCCCTGGCCGCGCGCAGCGATCCCGAAGAGGAGCTCGCGTTCGCCGTCGATCTGATCAACCGCGTCGCAGCCGACCTGCCGGTCCGCACCGCGCTCCACGTCTGCCGCGGCAACTGGAGCCGCGACGAACGCACCCTCCTCTCCGGCGGCTACGCCCCGCTCCAGCCGACGTTCGACGCGCTCGCCGTCGACGAGCTCGTCCTCGAGTACGCCACGCCCCGCGCCGGCGCCGTCGTCGACCCGGGCGGCAAAGCGCTCGGCCTCGGCGTCGTCAACCCGCGCACGGACGAGATCGAGGCGGTCGACGACATCGTCGCGCGGATCCGAACGGCGCTCGACGTCGTGCCGATCGACCGCCTGTCGATCAACCCCGACTGCGGCTTCGGCACGTTCGCGCTGCGGCCGATGAACGACGGCGCGCGGGTGGCGGGCAAGCTGCGGGCGATGGTGGCGGCGGCGCGGGTGGTTCGCGAAGATCCGTTGGGGTGATCGCAGGTGCATGCGCGCGACTGGGTCCACTGGACGGCCAATGCCAATCGCGCTACCCTGCGCCCGTGCGATCAGCAGCACACATCCGCCCATCCCAAGAGGAGAAGTCTGTGAAGCTGTCCGCCCCGACCCAGATCGTGTACCTCATCGCCGCCGTCCTGGCCATCCTCGGCCTGCTGGCCGGCCCGCTCGGCGTCATCGCCGCGCTTGCCGCCTACGCCGGCTGGCTGTCGTTTGCCGGATGGGCGGTCCTGGCCATCGGCTGTCTCTTGAAGGGCTTCTAGTACTCTGTCACTGGACACGCTTCGGATATCCGACAGAGGAAGTGGTCCGCAGTCTCC
Above is a window of Candidatus Avedoeria danica DNA encoding:
- a CDS encoding cobalamin-independent methionine synthase II family protein; amino-acid sequence: MPLPPLPVTTVGSLPRSPELLRALKARRRGDLDRAGFDAVADAAVRDAVALQTAAGIDIVTDGEQRRDNFYSFVAEKLDGVRAMTLAEMLDHVEDKAGFERLLATLDVPAYAITNPTCVGRLVAREPLAADELAFVRGLTDAPVKVPLPGPYLLTRAMWVPELTGRVYADKEALAEDVVALLRAEALALAAGGAAVVQFDEPVLSELVFGRGQTRTFMCAALAARSDPEEELAFAVDLINRVAADLPVRTALHVCRGNWSRDERTLLSGGYAPLQPTFDALAVDELVLEYATPRAGAVVDPGGKALGLGVVNPRTDEIEAVDDIVARIRTALDVVPIDRLSINPDCGFGTFALRPMNDGARVAGKLRAMVAAARVVREDPLG
- a CDS encoding DUF1573 domain-containing protein, producing the protein MWNRRSRWRSEPEQAAGTADRHADRLRAALVGLLALTLLAGCSTDNDPAATAPDAAAPASSAGAAGEGAASGDATSGQEPSAAGQEGGSEARLVPGQYLSPLARLHRLEGDKTHLHVDEVRYRADDQKLFQCSYTFGVVDAKDPANLRYLAQNIKHKVPDDERSPGCIHLAWDGDIVYTTHRGNISNPAFLSGWDIAQTDPEDDTKMVPAQIPVLQEPGVSYEGVDVADGVIYVALAKDGLGVYKRDPATNVVSRVGELKDIGSTWGMRVVGTTAYLTTLAGELVTVDVTDPTAPKLLGKADTGGVARGLAVDGTMAYVAAGSAGLVLVDASVPTAPKVVGQAPMPGTAIRVDYSAGHAFVAAWNDARAYDVSDPAAPKFIGAARQTQQSTYGANAGDLDTGRPPVTVRNLGIAAHENIVFIGNWWVLYSYRMLPDRTAPNLLLPEDANTIDFGLVAAGETKTVPLEVTNQGTAPLNLFGNWTEGEAFTVSPEQVQVAPGESTTLQLSFTASVTDTAWSNLHIWSDDPDQPKRTAYLTVNRDGLGIGRMLPETKVTLLDGSEWSTAEGTGNVQVLAYFATF
- a CDS encoding phospholipid carrier-dependent glycosyltransferase, yielding MFPPRSSIRAQRTLAALAVAVFALALVPRLWRIDAHLTPDELRWVCRTVGFHTGLRTGDLALTLQTGHPGVITMWLGGIGLPVAPEAAWSKACLGSDSSELLYELAPADRQVILDRLYAGRRRIAWFTAFLAGVTVWLTARLLGRRTALLAAPLVALDPFWLAHSRFLHLDGVLTGLVSVALLTLLLFLVGDGAGDREVVGPGDDRRPAGRRWLIVSGVLLGMALAAKSPALFVVGYGGVLWLALARWRRTGLRTMIGEGALWLAVAGVTLVALWPALWAEPLAVARLYLSELASHGTATLERASFFAGEVRDDAGPGFYGIVWWLRTSPWVVGGVGLVGVAGIAGISGIAGEGGVRGNAGARGLERRIVVGALLGFIILFTVFLTAASKEFDRYLLPAFPAADIVAAAGWVGAVGWLGQWWAARTSRRAGQPTNVRAGARHAVPLAVMFVLATQLALVLPIGPYWVTWYDPLAGGAERAQQLVLVGWGEGLDQAAAFLNGQPGAADLEVAGRYRAAFGLLFDGRNVQTDDYAPDTTDYLVVMLNQVQRHQDPELLAKYMGVDPPAFAAEIGGITLAWVYRNRADEEVAAFLDANGDPAMDALVMRSRNILVRRYAGPLPIIKYGDATDDVHMARGVIDALGRLPRVWHVHRAEGERAPADARMTLLLETGAHRFDHHVIGDLVIDGYRDADPRALLPAVSRRLSVDFGAAGTLRLHGLALPDGPWPNDRQGALRFAWRAVGPIDPPATLSVQLMDATGAQRAQLDERLVDDAGDGTDDWTPGVDVATRHALDVRGLPAGDYTLSIGTYTASDGDWEALPTHGIEVAGLAAAGLAARVEGNRLLIPVRLADGAAMRAP
- a CDS encoding OsmC family protein, whose protein sequence is MQDVTHAWTVRVRADGPDDATAHARRHVLRLGAAAGFDAEAPLPSAVEALLAALGADLLSTFAATARRARLPHDALEAVLRCTLDNPLVHLGVIGEVGSPRIAAIDGTLYVSSDAAAPDVERAWAVTRARSPLYTTLERSVALTVRLCPTP
- a CDS encoding PhnD/SsuA/transferrin family substrate-binding protein — protein: MTPLRPIIVGAVAYDPKVVTIWEIIKAYFEDHGTPMDFVFYSNYGLLVTALLDGDLDIAWNSPLAWVDAVRRTGGTCRAIAMRDTDRDRVSHIVVRADGDVATLADMRGRTIAVGAADSPQATLIPLGLLAASGLVPGQDVTVLRHNVLVGKHGDHVGGERDALDALLAGGADACAMLDLNHAGWTADGTLDPATTRILATTPPFDHCVFTVRDDFDAAMERAWLETLFTMDYANPDHREMMDLEGLKAWLPGRTSGFGPLTEAVEAFGYFDADR
- a CDS encoding sulfurtransferase is translated as MTPTPSALPWTVLVDVRALAARLDADGTELAVVDCRHRLADPAWGATAYRESHVPDAVFADLDRDLSAPVVPGVTGRHPLPSPDALAATLGGWGIDAATQVVAYDDIGGAFAARLWWLLKWLGHDAVAVVDGGWPAWLAAGLPVRSGVEHRAARTFAPRPRPAMVADADTTAAAAAGGTVRVLDARAADRFAGQNETIDPVAGHIPGAVSLPFAGGLGPDGRLLSPAVLASRFDGALAGADAAEAIVYCGSGVTAAHLVLAAAHAGRPLPRLYAGSWSEWIVDPARGVATGA
- a CDS encoding acyl-CoA/acyl-ACP dehydrogenase; translated protein: MDADQTALLDRVRTVADAALAPNADDVDQRGRFPAESIRALGEAGLLGLTVPTEFGGLGQGPRVMAAVLDELAQRCASTAMVYLMHVAGVAYYAARPDVAGDALREAAAGRHLSTLAWSEKGSRSHFWAPIGQAVATNGHVTLRADKSWVTSAGIADGYVVSSRAPLSTGPLDSALYYVKKGDPGLAVSGPWVAMGMRGNASAPMTLDGTTIPADRLLSEPGKGMDAMLGIGLPIFAIGNAAVSLGIAESAVAGTQAHLTGKGFEHLGTKLADLPNLRARLAKMRIETDRGRAHLGAVLDAVENPGPTTMLMVLEAKAAASDTALHVTDLAMKACGGAAFSRHLSIERNFRDARAGSVMAPTTDVLHDFIGKALCGMELFA